From one Rosa rugosa chromosome 4, drRosRugo1.1, whole genome shotgun sequence genomic stretch:
- the LOC133742865 gene encoding pentatricopeptide repeat-containing protein At1g31920, whose product MTGTTVLNHQTHLLLPAKDPPGSLELHFRLKEQESLSLLKRCKNMEEFKQVHSHILKLGIFCDSFVAGNLVATCALSAWGSMDYACSIFEQIEEPGSFVCNTMIKGHVKALNWDQALLVYYEMLERGVGPDNFTYPVVLKACAWLVAIEEGMQIHGHVFKLGLENDVFVQNSLISMYGKCGKVQLSRAVFEQLMDQKSVASWSAIIAAHASLGLWSECLKLFGDMRREGLRAEESTLVSVLSACTHLGALDLGRCCHGFLLRNISALNVIVETSLIDMYVKCGCLEKGLGLFQKMTKKNKLSYTVVICGLAIHGHGREALELYSEMFREGLRPDDVVHVGLLSACNHAGLVQEGLQCLKRMKYEHKIQPTIQHYGCLVDLMGRAGRLEEAMQLINSMPITPNDVIWRSLLSACRVHKNLEIGEFAANKLFQLNMHNPSDYVVLSNMYAQAQRWDNVARIRTEMASKGLTQTPGSSLVEVKREVHKFVSQDMSHPQCKCVYEMIHQMEWQLRFEGYSADTTQVLLDVDEEEKRERLKYHSQKLAIAFALIHTSQGSPIRIVRNLRMCSDCHTYTKFISMIYQRQITVRDRNRFHHFEDGICSCKDYW is encoded by the coding sequence ATGACAGGGACAACAGTCCTTAACCACCAAACCCATCTCTTGTTACCTGCAAAAGATCCACCAGGGAGCCTAGAACTCCATTTCAGGTTGAAGGAGCAAGAAAGCTTGTCACTTTTGAAGAGATGCAAGAACATGGAGGAGTTCAAGCAAGTCCACTCCCATATTCTCAAGTTGGGtattttctgtgattcttttgttgcaGGCAATCTTGTGGCCACTTGTGCTCTCTCAGCATGGGGAAGCATGGACTATGCCTGCTCGATTTTCGAACAAATCGAGGAACCGGGTTCGTTTGTATGCAACACCATGATCAAAGGGCATGTGAAGGCTTTGAACTGGGATCAGGCATTGCTTGTTTACTATGAAATGCTTGAGAGAGGAGTTGGACCTGACAATTTCACTTACCCAGTTGTTCTCAAGGCTTGTGCTTGGTTAGTGGCAATTGAGGAAGGGATGCAAATTCATGGGCATGTTTTCAAGCTTGGGCTTGAAAATGATGTGTTTGTGCAGAACAGTTTGATCAGCATGTATGGCAAGTGTGGTAAGGTACAACTTTCTCGTGCTGTTTTTGAGCAATTAATGGATCAAAAGAGTGTTGCTTCTTGGAGTGCTATAATTGCAGCTCATGCTAGTTTGGGTTTGTGGAGTGAGTGTTTGAAGCTTTTTGGGGATATGAGAAGGGAGGGTTTGAGGGCTGAAGAAAGTACATTAGTGAGTGTGCTCTCTGCTTGCACTCATTTGGGTGCACTTGATTTGGGAAGGTGCTGCCATGGATTTTTGTTGAGAAACATTAGTGCACTCAATGTGATAGTAGAGACTTCCTTAATAGACATGTATGTTAAGTGTGGGTGCCTAGAGAAAGGGTTGGGTCTATTCCAAAAGATGACCAAGAAGAACAAATTGTCTTACACTGTGGTGATCTGTGGGCTTGCTATCCATGGACATGGTAGGGAAGCTCTTGAGCTATACTCAGAGATGTTTCGAGAAGGTTTGAGACCTGATGATGTTGTCCATGTGGGTTTACTAAGCGCTTGTAATCATGCCGGCCTAGTACAGGAGGGTCTCCAATGTCTCAAAAGGATGAAATATGAGCATAAAATTCAACCTACAATTCAACACTATGGTTGCCTGGTAGACCTCATGGGCAGAGCAGGAAGGCTTGAGGAAGCAATGCAGCTCATCAATAGCATGCCCATTACGCCAAATGACGTCATATGGCGAAGCCTTCTTAGTGCTTGTAGAGTTCATAAAAACCTGGAAATTGGGGAGTTTGCAGCTAACAAGCTGTTCCAATTGAACATGCATAACCCTAGTGATTATGTGGTCCTATCGAATATGTATGCACAAGCTCAAAGATGGGACAATGTGGCAAGAATTAGAACAGAAATGGCTTCCAAGGGCTTGACACAAACACCTGGAAGTAGCTTGGTTGAGGTGAAGAGAGAAGTGCACAAGTTTGTTTCACAAGACATGTCACACCCCCAATGTAAGTGCGTTTACGAGATGATACACCAGATGGAATGGCAATTGAGATTTGAAGGCTATTCTGCAGACACGACTCAAGTACTGCTAGATGtagatgaagaagagaagagagagaggttaAAGTATCACAGTCAGAAGTTAGCAATTGCTTTTGCACTCATACATACATCTCAGGGATCTCCTATAAGAATAGTTAGAAACCTCAGGATGTGTAGTGACTGTCACACGTACACTAAATTTATATCAATGATCTATCAAAGGCAAATTACTGTAAGAGATCGAAACAGGTTCCACCATTTTGAAGATGGAATTTGCTCTTGTAAAGACTACTGGTGA